The Deltaproteobacteria bacterium genomic sequence TTTTTTCTTCATGCAGAACGTGAATATTCCGAAAAAATATTTCGTCGCCTTTCCAATCGGGGCTTTCTTGTTTATGCTGCCTTTGTACATTTTTGCCATTGATTGGGGGAGATGGGTCCATATTTACATTTTCTTTCTTTCGACACTGGTCTTTGCCTTAGCGCCCCTGGGTTATTTGAAACCGCGAATGAAAGTACCCGTGATTCTTATCGTGGCATACGCTATGCTGTGGAGCATGCATCATTGTTGCTTTGGCGGGCTGGGAATCGGCGCCGGTTATCTCGTTAACAATCTTCTCTACGATATTGTAAAATATTCGATTTAAAATGATAAATCGCTTTTGAGGTCCTGCTGTTGCATACAAATGAATCCGGATCAGAAAACACGCGAAAAAGTGTTTCCATCATTGTTCCCGCCTGGAATGCGGAAGCGACTTTGCGTCAAGTCCTGGAGCCGCTCCTGCCCTTGCCGGACAACTGGGATATTGTGGTTGTCGATGATCATTCTACCGATGAAACCGTCGCTATCGCGCAATCCCTGGGTGTCAGAGTTGTGCCCTCCAACTGGCACCGAAGCAGCCTTAAGGCCCGAAATACGGGGGTCGCTTTGTCCCGCGGAAATATTCTGGTCTTTATCGACGCCGATATCGTCACCTGTATCGACGACTTACGGCGAGGGATCGAACGCCTCCCGGAGGATGAAAATGCCTGTCTCTTCGGTGTCTATGACCGCGGGGACCACCTGGGTAACACCGTCAGTCGCTACAAGAATTTCTGGATACGGCACAGCACACTCGCATCTCCCCCACCTTTGCGGTGGCTGAACAGCAGCCTGATCATCATCCCCAGAACACTGCTCAACAAATCAGGGGGCTTTTTAGGAAATTTTTTATGCAGCCACGGCGGCGAAGATCTTGATCTCGGCCGTCGGATCGCTGAAATCGGTGGAACGATCCTTCTGGACAGACACCTCGAAATCACCCACCTGAAGCATTTCACCCTCCGTCGTTTGTGGATAAACGACCTGCAACGCGCCCGAGGCTGGCTGCGTCATTCCCTAGCCATCAAAGGCTGGGCGTCCGTCATCCGCAGCCCCTCCCTGGCAAATGTCAGCCCGGACTTCAGCTGGGCTGTCGTGGCAACGACCTCGGCGGTTCCAACAGCCGTACTATCGATCTGTTGGCCTCCCTTTGCCATACTGTCATCCGCATCACTTCTAGGGGGGGTTTTGCTCAATTTCTCCTTCCTGAGGGAGGCTTTCATGGAAAAAATACGCGGCCGATACCTCTTTATTCCCCTTTTGTGGCTCGATCAACTGGCCTGCGGATTAGGCATCTGCCTTTAGATCATCTCCCGGATCCCATGGAGAAAAACCCGATTGGCTGACTGTCCGGTACGGGACGAAGACTGAAACACCCCTTGCTCACGTGTTCACGCAGTTTTAGCGTATGTTTGAAAACCAGATCATGGGAGCGCCGATGGGATTGATGGGGAAAAGCGCCAGCATGCAGACGGGGGATAAAGCCCCGATACTTTAATGGAAGCAACGGGAAACAGCAGAAAAACGCTTGACTCCACGAGCCATCGAACGGCGCATGATCTATGCGACAGAATAGAGAAAAAACGGGAAACGCACGCGGGAAGGAGATGCGCCGCAGGAGAGACTGCTTTCCGTCATGATGAGGGGAAGTTCCTTGATTTTCATTGCCATTCCCCGCAAATTTGTTATATTTTGGGAAAATTGATGGAGTCGCACCATAGAAATCTCGGATAAATTCCTTCCTTTCGCAATTCCCAAACTGAAATCCCGGAACATGAGAATCGGGAGAGAGGGGTTTCTGCGTCGTTCCTTTTCCGTCGTGCCCGAGGATTTTTGCCGCCTCTATCAGAATGATGAACTCCGGCTGAACATCGAATTTCTGGAAGAGGCGGCAGGGGCCAGGGTGTTCCTGCACACCAATATCGATTGCCCGAAAAACAAATGGCGGGAAATCGAATTTTCAAGAGGAATGGATGGTTACCATCTCTCCTGTCCGGTCAGGCAATGCGGCAACTATCAATTCAAGCTTAAATATTCTCTGGCTAATGGGAAAACCTGGTACTGGGACCGGGCCCCCTTCAGCCGCGTCATTGTCGATCCGGAGTACATCAAGGATATCAGAATGTATACCCTGATCCCATCCGTTTCCGGAACGATCAGGGACTGGATCGCCCTTCTTCCCGGGATTGCCGACTTGGGTTTCAATACCCTTCATCTCCTCCCCCTGACGAGTCGCGACAATACGGAAAGCCCCTATGCCGCCTGTGATCTCTTTTCCATCGACCGTGCCTACACAGGTAATGAACAGGATTCGGCTTTTTCCCTGTTTGGGACGTTTACGGAAAAAGCACGGGAAATCGGCATACGTCTCTGTTTTGACCTGGTCCTGAACCACATAGGGACCGGCAGCAAAATGGTGCGGATGTGCCCGGAATGGATCGTGCCGGACAAAACGGAAAAGGATGGTTTCAAGCGGTCCGGGTGCTGGCACATGAATGCCTGGCTTAAGTGGGAGGATCTGGTAAAAATTTATTACGATCACCCCCATCCCGACATCCGCAATGATATCTGGGACTATATGAAAAAGTATGCCCTTTTCTGGTCATACTTCGCAGATTTAACAGGTGGCATGGTCCGCCTGGACAACCTCCATTCCAGTCATGAGGGATTTATCACGGAATTACTGGAAGCATTGCGTCAGACTTACCCGAATCTGGCGGTCACCGCGGAATTTTTTACCGATTCCAACACGATTCTCAAAAAAGCGGCACAATGGCAAATCAACCTTTTTCTGGCCAACCAGTGGGAATACCCCTACGCGGAGAACCTGAGAAACTATATCGCTTACATTCATGACATCGGAACTAAGGTCCGTTTTTACCTTCCTATCACCACCCACGACACGGGTGCGCCGGCCCAGCTTTTCGGGAAGGCGGAAGCGGCTGTCCCCCGTTATGCCGTAACCGCCCTGATGGGAACAGGCCAAACAGGAATTGTTCAGGGGACCGAGCACGGATATCCTGAAAAGATCAACTTCATGGGCCGCAGGGCGCCATGCCGGTTTTCAACAAATGCCTGGATTGCCGAAAGGATCGGGGCCATCAACCGTCTCCTCCGCTCATCCCCTATCTTCCATGAAGCAGGGAATCTCGACTGGATTGACAACAGACATGGGGCCGTGCTGGGCGCCCTGCGCCGGCCGAACAGACGCGGTGATCGCGGATTTTTAATCTTTGCCAATCTGGATATTCGGAATCCGTACTACTTTTTCATCCATCTTTCGACTTTGATCCCGGGCAGGCCCTTCCTGCGCATGGAAGACTGCATCGACGGCACAGGCTTCGAAACCAAATCGGACCATATGCAGATTCACGTTGGCCCCTGTGATATCCGGGTTTTCGCCGTCGGGAAACCAGATACAATCCCCGACCATTCAGATTGAGCAGACGCCTCTGCAAACGTATGCAACCTCAATGGCATACTCTGGAACCTTTGAATACGAGAGGCTTCCGGATAAATTCATGTTGCCATGACGGATTTATTGAAGGGGTGCGGCGTTTTTCCGGGCGATGATTTTTTCCGTATGCCGACCGATACGTTTTGCCTTGCGAATCACCCACTTCAAGGCAAAACGATCCCACAAACTTTTAACGGGGCGATCATGATACCGTTCAAAAAGAAACCGTCTGTCCGTTTCGGTGAAGACGGGATCCGGCAGCGTATAGAAGGTTTCAGCCATCGTTTTAATGAACCATCTGCCCTTCATCCATTTTCTCCGGTCCACCCGCTGAAAATCAAGGAGAGCGAGCCGAAAAGGGTCCTCTTCCTCCCCCGGGCCAACCATCAGGTGGTCGGCGTTGAAATCCAGATGATTCAATCCCGCGTCGTGCATGACTCTCATCAGATCGGCGATGGCCCTTAATATCAAGTTTTTATCGGCCTGTCCTCCATTGCCTTCGAATCGCTCGGGGTGACACTGAATTAACCTCTCCAATGACACGAAAGGCTCCATACTTTCCGTGATGAGGAAGGATTCATAACATAGAGGCGAAATCCTGCGTTCCCCGGCGGCGACCGGTGCCGCAGTCGCAATACCCGCTCCCCTGAAATCGCAAATATTTTGAAATTCCGTCATGCCCGACGAGGCGTTGCGGAACAGCAATAGCCCTTTGATTCCACTCCAAATCGGCGGTCGTTCCGCTTTATGGCGCTTGAGGAAAAAAACTCGAGATTCATTGCCCGAAGAGAGCTCGATACGGCATATGCGGCGCTCCCTGATTTCTTTGACGGTCTCTCCGCCCTGGAATCCATAGACACGATCGAAATCACTGAGTCCCACAGCCTCAAGCAAAGACCGGTACTCCCGGTTTACGATCATTCCTGGAAGCGTGTCGACGACAATGCCACGGTTATTGACGTTCACGGTCTTTCAACTCCCGGATACGTTCATATAAAGCGAAGAGTTGGTCCATATGGCGGTCAATCGTAAATTCGGCGGCTTTTCTGGCCGCTTCCCCGCTCATGATGGCATGATTCTCCGGATTCGTTGATTCTTTTATCCTTGCGGCCAGTTCCTCGCTTTCCCCTGTCCGCAGAACATAGCCGTTCAGACCGTGGTCAATTATTTCGCTGGCCCCGGCCGTTCGAGACACAATGACGGGAACCCCGCAGGCCATGGCTTCCAGGCAGACATTGCCGAAGGTATCACCATGACTCGGAAACAGAAATATATCGGCTGCCGCATATAATCTTTCCGGGTATTCATAATGTCCGATGAATCGAACTTGGCCGCCTATGTGGTGCTGATTCGCAAAATGTCTGTACGGGTCTGTCAGATCTGTTCCTGCAACGACAAGCACGAAAGATCGGTCCTTTATGCGTGTCAATGCCTCCAGGAGCAAAGGCAGGCCTTTCAGTTTATAATTGTTGCCCATGAATAAAATGACCTTCTCGCCGGGTTTGATGGCAAGTTCTTTACGCATTTCCCCCTTAAATGAATCCGCCAGAAACGGATTGAACCTGGTTGTGTCGACACTGTTGTAAATGACAACAATCTTTTCCTCCGGAACCCGGTAGTGAGTCATGATTTGCTCCTTGACCAGGTTGGAGATTGCCAGGATTAATTTTGCCCCTCCCTTATGAAAAATCCTTCGATCAAGCAACGATAAGGCTTGTCGTCGTGGCCCGGCCGCCTTCAATGAGCGAATGATACGGTTCGGATATTTCGTTTCCATTTGAATCGGATTGATGCTGTCCGAGGTTCGATAAATGTCCTGAGACCAGATGCGTTCCATACTTTGGACCACATCCAGTTTCACTGTGGAACAACGATGTGACGCCATGATGGCGAAGGAAATATTCTTGGCGGGGGATGCAAAAGGGATCATCGGCACAGGGTGCACGGTAACGCCTGCCCGGTGTTCACCGCGGTAACAAAACACATGAACTTCATGATCTCTTTTTGCCAGTTCTTCAGCCAGCATCATGGTATCGCGTTCAAGCCCTCCTTTGGAGGACAGAAAATATTTACAGACCAACCCGATTTTCATACATCCATCCCCATCGATTGGCTGGTGTCATCCGGACGATCCCGAGACGGCTGTTTTTTTATAACGCTGCGCCATGTTGAAACAAATAAATCAACCCTGTCGGCTCCCTGATTGCAATCGCGCTCCAAGTCGCGCACGAAATGACCCAAATCCCGCTCCGCCCTTTTATAAGAAAATTTCAAGAACCTCCTGGCGCAATCCAGATCAACGAATCTGATTTTGGGAGTGATTGCTTGGCTGTTAAAAAGAATATTGTCCCAGTTTGTATCACCGTGAATGTATCCTCGTTTGTGGATCTGAGCCAGCGCTGTCGCCGTATGGCGTACGAGAACATCCTGTTCTTCACGGCCAATCGTGTTCCAAAGATCCGTCAAGGTTCTGTGGTCCGAAAGAAATTCGGTGACCAGGTAAGCCGGCCCGAGAAGACGATATCTGCGTTCTTCAAAAAGAATGAGGGGACGCGCGACGGGCAAGCCAAAACGTAAAAGACGATGGGATAAAGACCATAC encodes the following:
- a CDS encoding glycosyltransferase, translated to MHTNESGSENTRKSVSIIVPAWNAEATLRQVLEPLLPLPDNWDIVVVDDHSTDETVAIAQSLGVRVVPSNWHRSSLKARNTGVALSRGNILVFIDADIVTCIDDLRRGIERLPEDENACLFGVYDRGDHLGNTVSRYKNFWIRHSTLASPPPLRWLNSSLIIIPRTLLNKSGGFLGNFLCSHGGEDLDLGRRIAEIGGTILLDRHLEITHLKHFTLRRLWINDLQRARGWLRHSLAIKGWASVIRSPSLANVSPDFSWAVVATTSAVPTAVLSICWPPFAILSSASLLGGVLLNFSFLREAFMEKIRGRYLFIPLLWLDQLACGLGICL
- a CDS encoding glycosyltransferase family 4 protein, whose product is MKIGLVCKYFLSSKGGLERDTMMLAEELAKRDHEVHVFCYRGEHRAGVTVHPVPMIPFASPAKNISFAIMASHRCSTVKLDVVQSMERIWSQDIYRTSDSINPIQMETKYPNRIIRSLKAAGPRRQALSLLDRRIFHKGGAKLILAISNLVKEQIMTHYRVPEEKIVVIYNSVDTTRFNPFLADSFKGEMRKELAIKPGEKVILFMGNNYKLKGLPLLLEALTRIKDRSFVLVVAGTDLTDPYRHFANQHHIGGQVRFIGHYEYPERLYAAADIFLFPSHGDTFGNVCLEAMACGVPVIVSRTAGASEIIDHGLNGYVLRTGESEELAARIKESTNPENHAIMSGEAARKAAEFTIDRHMDQLFALYERIRELKDRERQ